The following coding sequences are from one Thermoplasmataceae archaeon window:
- a CDS encoding peptidylprolyl isomerase, with protein MPDKIRCAHILVQKEALAKEILARIQKGESFAKLAEQFSIDSSRKRGGDIGFFKHGSTVKEFEKAAFNLQKNQLSGIVRTQFGYHIIKRLE; from the coding sequence ATGCCGGATAAGATAAGGTGTGCGCACATTCTGGTGCAGAAGGAGGCCCTTGCAAAGGAGATTCTTGCCAGGATACAGAAGGGCGAGAGCTTCGCTAAATTGGCGGAACAGTTTTCAATAGACAGTTCCAGGAAGAGGGGCGGTGACATCGGATTCTTCAAGCATGGTTCGACAGTAAAGGAGTTTGAGAAAGCAGCTTTCAATCTTCAAAAAAACCAGTTATCCGGCATTGTCCGGACGCAATTCGGCTACCACATCATAAAGCGTCTTGAGTGA